A part of Corynebacterium lactis RW2-5 genomic DNA contains:
- a CDS encoding phage holin — protein sequence MNSVRNLVPASARATWYAVASALVAALVSWGVLDGAAAPAITGVAVATVTLIFALLHSTSPWRQALYGVAAALGVLGTYLGWGSEVQFDALLAVIAPVLGITTAAATTNASEYVGEHRAGE from the coding sequence ATGAATTCTGTCCGTAACCTTGTTCCCGCGTCGGCTCGTGCGACCTGGTACGCGGTCGCGTCCGCGCTGGTCGCAGCGCTCGTATCCTGGGGTGTCCTGGACGGCGCCGCAGCGCCAGCCATCACCGGTGTGGCGGTCGCGACGGTCACGCTCATCTTCGCGCTGCTGCACTCTACGAGCCCGTGGCGCCAGGCGCTCTACGGTGTTGCTGCTGCCCTTGGCGTGCTCGGCACCTACCTGGGTTGGGGCAGCGAGGTGCAGTTCGATGCGCTTCTAGCAGTGATCGCGCCGGTGCTGGGCATCACGACGGCGGCGGCCACCACCAACGCCAGCGAGTACGTCGGCGAGCACCGGGCGGGGGAGTAG
- a CDS encoding glycoside hydrolase domain-containing protein, which translates to MGTVLDYSVSPISASAIRDAGHVGAVRYLSPPREAWMKGKPATAEEAQNFKTQALDMAFVWQYGGASSPDAMRGREGGLADATNAGKQLKAIARTGYPVFFAVDFDITLDQWNTTAVEYFKAACEVLGRERVGIYGHSRVIAWAHQDGVIADLGGGKALAWQTKSWSGGQRAPEAVLYQGTHNVTGPEGIQVDVNEVLHDYWGQAAPGTTTPPQDKKKEAPVADNAVDIDLHHLIPFGNPTPLPKKRIIVHTTENTPGTSSRNILDYQVRTRTGSYHRLVDASGQITLANTDDWQTWSVGNKGNDIALHVSLVAQAKMTRAEWLAQPKMLEGAARVIAYWARTYDIPLVKLTREELGAGKHGVAGHLEAQVWGNTDHWDPGYEFPYDVVLARAKEINAGKTAPAVAIPPAPVPKAPLTLDTPCKSHVPGSTHVAPLADYIMYIDRGVFESRRMIDANAQRLEALDKKFDRLLELVEKKEQ; encoded by the coding sequence ATGGGAACTGTTCTTGATTACAGCGTGTCTCCCATCTCGGCGAGCGCAATCCGTGACGCGGGTCATGTGGGCGCGGTGCGGTACCTCAGCCCACCCCGCGAGGCGTGGATGAAAGGCAAGCCAGCCACGGCGGAGGAAGCCCAAAACTTCAAAACGCAAGCGCTAGATATGGCGTTTGTATGGCAATACGGCGGGGCCAGCAGCCCTGACGCTATGCGAGGGCGCGAAGGGGGCCTGGCCGACGCAACCAACGCCGGCAAGCAACTGAAAGCAATCGCCCGCACCGGCTACCCGGTATTTTTCGCGGTTGATTTCGACATCACCCTAGACCAGTGGAACACCACGGCGGTCGAATATTTCAAGGCGGCCTGTGAAGTACTCGGACGTGAACGCGTCGGCATCTACGGACACTCTCGTGTCATCGCCTGGGCGCATCAGGATGGGGTGATAGCCGACCTCGGCGGGGGAAAAGCGCTCGCGTGGCAAACCAAATCATGGTCTGGTGGGCAGCGCGCCCCGGAGGCCGTGCTGTACCAGGGCACCCACAATGTCACCGGCCCCGAAGGAATCCAGGTCGATGTGAACGAGGTGCTGCACGACTACTGGGGGCAAGCAGCACCGGGAACCACCACGCCCCCACAAGACAAAAAGAAGGAGGCCCCTGTGGCTGACAACGCGGTCGATATTGACCTACATCACCTAATCCCATTCGGGAACCCCACGCCGCTGCCGAAGAAGCGCATCATCGTCCACACGACGGAGAACACACCGGGCACGTCGTCGCGAAATATCCTGGATTATCAGGTGCGGACTCGTACCGGCTCCTATCACCGCCTGGTGGATGCGTCGGGCCAAATCACGCTGGCGAACACTGATGATTGGCAAACCTGGTCGGTGGGCAACAAGGGCAACGACATCGCCCTCCACGTGTCCCTCGTGGCGCAGGCGAAAATGACCCGCGCGGAGTGGCTCGCGCAACCAAAGATGCTGGAGGGCGCGGCGCGTGTCATCGCGTATTGGGCACGCACCTACGACATCCCGCTAGTGAAGTTGACGCGTGAGGAACTCGGCGCGGGCAAGCACGGTGTCGCTGGTCACCTCGAAGCCCAGGTGTGGGGGAACACGGACCATTGGGACCCCGGTTATGAGTTCCCCTATGATGTGGTGCTCGCCAGGGCGAAGGAAATCAACGCCGGTAAAACTGCCCCGGCGGTAGCAATCCCACCGGCCCCGGTGCCGAAAGCACCGCTGACGCTGGATACCCCATGCAAGTCGCATGTGCCGGGATCTACGCATGTTGCGCCTTTGGCGGATTACATCATGTATATCGACCGGGGCGTGTTCGAGTCCCGCAGGATGATTGACGCCAACGCGCAGCGCTTGGAGGCGTTGGATAAGAAGTTTGACCGGCTGCTTGAGTTGGTCGAAAAGAAAGAACAGTAG
- a CDS encoding DUF368 domain-containing protein, which yields MSTEKMGVTGHEPHTNPYSEIPKPTPLGVVANAIRGGLIGLAETIPGVSGGTVALVTGVYGRLIESAKNITDLPKAAKDGRFSQGLRRIDWWLLVPAAVGMLAVVFTMAGIMESFVTNQPVASRALFMGMIAVSVIIPFQETRPGALQQPGMKAKAAIVFAVFAIALFALTSMPQAEPTQPPLWLVLIAASVAICALVLPGVSGSFFLLVIGLYAPTMSAVHNRDFAYIGTFAVGALIGIVLFVRFLEWLLDHHHTLTLVAMSGLMLGSLRALWPWQSESNELQGIGSDWPLALGLFILGGAIVGVVAYAQHYFSKRDSID from the coding sequence ATGTCTACTGAAAAAATGGGCGTGACCGGCCACGAGCCTCACACGAACCCCTATTCCGAAATTCCAAAGCCGACCCCTCTTGGGGTCGTCGCTAATGCAATTCGCGGTGGCCTAATCGGCCTTGCCGAGACCATCCCCGGAGTATCAGGCGGTACCGTTGCCCTGGTCACGGGAGTTTACGGTCGACTGATTGAGTCTGCGAAGAACATCACAGACCTCCCCAAAGCTGCTAAGGACGGACGCTTTTCTCAAGGTCTCCGCCGCATTGATTGGTGGCTTCTCGTTCCAGCGGCCGTCGGTATGCTCGCGGTTGTCTTCACAATGGCCGGGATTATGGAGAGCTTCGTCACCAACCAGCCTGTCGCCTCGCGAGCCCTGTTCATGGGCATGATTGCGGTTTCGGTGATTATCCCCTTCCAGGAAACCCGCCCCGGAGCCCTGCAGCAGCCCGGCATGAAGGCAAAAGCCGCAATCGTCTTTGCGGTGTTCGCCATTGCCCTGTTTGCCCTGACCTCCATGCCACAGGCCGAGCCCACCCAGCCGCCGCTATGGCTGGTACTGATCGCAGCATCGGTCGCAATCTGTGCACTGGTCTTGCCCGGCGTGTCCGGATCGTTTTTCTTGCTAGTTATCGGCCTCTACGCTCCGACGATGTCAGCCGTCCACAACCGCGATTTCGCCTACATCGGCACCTTCGCCGTGGGCGCGCTGATCGGAATCGTGCTCTTCGTCCGGTTTCTGGAATGGCTGCTCGACCACCATCACACCCTCACCCTCGTCGCAATGTCCGGCCTGATGCTCGGCTCCCTCCGTGCCCTGTGGCCGTGGCAGTCGGAATCCAACGAGCTCCAGGGAATCGGAAGCGACTGGCCTCTCGCACTGGGCCTGTTCATTCTCGGCGGCGCGATTGTCGGAGTTGTCGCCTATGCGCAGCATTATTTTTCTAAACGCGACTCCATCGACTAA
- a CDS encoding TetR/AcrR family transcriptional regulator, whose product MSEFDNSTFRRNAQSTRERIIKAAAAHFARKPLNSVPLKEIANDAGVSAPLIIKYFGSKEGLLTELIDFSHFEGKISQTPFNEIGRTMAQTVLLGRGLDGQSLLPLIVASLDSKSISEVVAQRFEEAAGEELIERIHKDAPGDVSSETARRRAQLSVSLCVGYLVLSASQLISDAEINPVSVDMMGNALQHIIEHA is encoded by the coding sequence ATGAGCGAGTTCGATAACAGCACCTTTAGGCGCAATGCGCAGTCCACACGGGAGCGCATTATCAAGGCGGCAGCAGCCCACTTTGCCCGCAAGCCACTCAACAGCGTGCCACTGAAGGAAATCGCCAACGACGCCGGTGTTAGCGCGCCACTGATTATCAAGTACTTCGGATCCAAGGAAGGCCTGCTCACCGAGCTCATCGACTTCTCCCACTTCGAAGGCAAGATCAGCCAGACTCCGTTCAATGAGATCGGTCGCACGATGGCGCAGACGGTCCTCCTCGGCCGGGGCCTCGACGGACAGTCCCTCCTCCCGCTAATCGTTGCATCGCTCGACTCCAAGTCGATTAGCGAGGTCGTCGCGCAGCGCTTCGAAGAAGCTGCCGGTGAGGAACTGATTGAGCGCATCCACAAGGATGCTCCTGGAGATGTCAGCAGCGAGACCGCGCGCCGTCGCGCCCAGCTGTCCGTCTCTCTCTGCGTCGGATACCTCGTACTGTCCGCCTCACAGCTCATTTCGGATGCCGAAATCAACCCGGTTTCCGTAGACATGATGGGCAACGCGCTCCAGCACATCATCGAGCACGCGTAA
- the polA gene encoding DNA polymerase I: MLIDGHSMAFRAFFALPADNFSTTGGQCTNAVYGFLSMLSNILSDEKPTHVAVAFDVARETFRNEMFPEYKAQREKTPEEFRGQVPLIQQVLKEMGIVTLEKANYEADDIIATLATQARPEGFETLIVTGDRDSFQLVNDSTTVLYPMRGVTTLHRFTPEAVEKKYGLTPTQYPDFAALRGDPSDNLPGIPGVGEKTATKWIVQYGSLQSLIEHADEIRGKAGDNFRERVAAVQLNRDITEMVKDLPLPYGPNELELRPADAQGIIDFFDRLEFGDNLRERVFRTLSIEGAGVTAAQSDSATELEVVSLVDGSLGSWLEGLQQPAAVDVGERTVVIGAADESGKAVALELDSLSPADEEALRAWLAGVHPKLVHDCKSAMHSLWKFDMDLAGVIHDTFLAAYLLRPSQRSYTLDNVTQRHLGRTLSQADGQLTLLDEPAQDATHAAAIIDLAAAMSTELDEAGLYGVYADLEVPLAPVLARMERAGIAVDVDRLEDLRKEAQAATDGAEAEARDLVGKPELNLGSPKQLQEVLFDQLGMPKTKKTKTGYSTAAKEIEGLAKVNPHPFLDMLLKFRESQKMKSTVEGLIKSVADDGRIHTTFNQTVAATGRLSSTEPNLQNIPVRTEFGHRIREAFVVGEGYAELLTADYSQIEMRVMAHLSQDPGLIEAYRNGEDLHNYVGAKVFGVGIDEVTPELRRRVKAMSYGLAYGLSAFGLAQQLDIPQREAKALMEDYFERFGGVREYLHKVVDKARKDGFTATLFDRRRYLPDLNADNKVARDNAERAALNSPIQGTAADIIKIAMLRVDDVLRREKMSSRVLLQVHDELVVEVVSGEEEKMQQILRQEMDAAADLLVPLDVSVGAGVNWDAAAH; this comes from the coding sequence ATGCTCATCGATGGCCACTCCATGGCTTTTCGTGCTTTCTTTGCCTTGCCGGCCGATAATTTCTCCACTACCGGCGGCCAGTGCACGAACGCCGTCTACGGCTTCCTGTCTATGCTCTCCAATATTCTGAGCGATGAGAAGCCCACGCACGTCGCCGTCGCCTTCGATGTCGCGCGTGAGACTTTCCGCAACGAGATGTTCCCTGAATATAAGGCGCAGCGCGAAAAGACTCCAGAGGAGTTCCGCGGCCAGGTTCCGCTGATCCAGCAGGTTCTAAAGGAAATGGGTATCGTCACCCTGGAGAAGGCCAACTATGAGGCTGATGACATTATCGCCACCCTGGCCACGCAGGCGAGGCCCGAGGGGTTTGAAACTCTCATCGTCACTGGCGATCGCGATTCCTTCCAGTTGGTCAACGACTCCACGACCGTGCTGTATCCAATGCGCGGCGTGACGACTCTCCATCGCTTCACGCCGGAGGCTGTGGAGAAGAAGTACGGGCTCACTCCAACGCAATACCCGGACTTCGCTGCACTTCGGGGCGACCCCTCCGATAATCTCCCCGGTATCCCCGGCGTTGGCGAGAAGACTGCGACGAAGTGGATTGTTCAGTACGGCAGCCTGCAGTCGCTCATTGAGCACGCCGACGAGATTCGAGGCAAGGCCGGCGATAATTTCCGCGAACGCGTCGCCGCCGTGCAGCTCAATCGCGATATCACCGAAATGGTTAAGGACCTTCCCCTGCCTTATGGTCCGAATGAACTGGAGCTCCGCCCGGCTGATGCGCAGGGAATCATCGACTTCTTCGATCGCCTCGAGTTTGGTGACAACCTGCGTGAGCGCGTCTTCCGCACCCTCTCCATTGAAGGGGCTGGGGTCACCGCCGCGCAGAGCGATTCCGCCACTGAGCTTGAGGTTGTTTCGCTTGTCGACGGATCCCTCGGTTCCTGGCTTGAAGGTTTGCAGCAGCCGGCAGCGGTGGATGTCGGGGAGAGAACCGTTGTTATCGGTGCGGCGGATGAGTCCGGTAAGGCGGTGGCCCTTGAATTGGACTCGCTATCGCCGGCTGATGAGGAGGCTCTCCGGGCATGGCTAGCCGGTGTGCATCCGAAACTGGTGCATGATTGCAAGTCCGCGATGCATTCGCTGTGGAAGTTCGATATGGATCTCGCCGGAGTTATCCATGACACTTTCCTCGCGGCGTACTTGCTCCGTCCTAGCCAGCGCAGTTACACCCTTGACAACGTAACCCAGCGCCATCTGGGTCGGACTCTCTCGCAGGCCGACGGGCAGTTGACGCTCCTGGACGAACCTGCCCAGGATGCGACCCATGCCGCGGCGATTATCGACCTCGCAGCGGCAATGTCCACCGAGCTGGACGAGGCCGGACTCTATGGGGTCTATGCGGACCTGGAGGTTCCGTTGGCTCCAGTGTTGGCGAGGATGGAACGCGCGGGAATCGCAGTAGATGTCGACAGGCTCGAGGATCTTCGTAAGGAAGCGCAGGCCGCCACTGATGGGGCGGAAGCGGAGGCGAGGGACCTCGTCGGCAAGCCAGAGCTAAACCTCGGATCGCCGAAGCAGCTGCAAGAAGTGCTATTCGACCAGCTCGGAATGCCGAAGACGAAGAAGACTAAGACTGGCTACTCCACGGCGGCGAAAGAGATCGAGGGGCTTGCGAAAGTCAACCCCCATCCGTTCCTGGATATGCTGCTGAAATTCCGTGAGTCGCAGAAGATGAAGTCGACCGTCGAGGGCCTCATTAAATCTGTCGCCGACGACGGGCGCATCCATACGACGTTTAATCAAACGGTGGCGGCGACGGGGCGACTGTCTTCGACTGAGCCGAATTTGCAGAACATTCCGGTGCGTACCGAGTTTGGGCACCGGATTCGTGAGGCGTTCGTGGTGGGTGAGGGCTACGCGGAGCTGCTGACCGCGGACTACTCGCAGATTGAGATGCGTGTGATGGCGCACCTTTCGCAGGACCCCGGGTTGATTGAGGCCTACCGCAACGGCGAGGACCTTCATAACTATGTGGGCGCGAAGGTCTTCGGCGTGGGGATTGACGAAGTGACGCCAGAGCTGCGTCGTCGCGTTAAGGCGATGAGCTACGGGCTGGCCTACGGTCTGAGTGCATTTGGGCTGGCGCAACAGCTCGATATTCCTCAGCGCGAAGCCAAGGCGTTGATGGAGGACTACTTCGAGCGTTTCGGCGGAGTGCGCGAATACCTGCACAAGGTGGTGGATAAGGCGCGCAAGGACGGGTTTACTGCGACGCTCTTCGATCGACGCAGGTACCTTCCGGATCTCAACGCTGATAATAAGGTCGCCCGCGACAATGCGGAGCGTGCGGCGTTGAACTCACCGATCCAGGGCACTGCCGCAGACATCATTAAGATTGCGATGCTCCGGGTTGATGATGTGCTGCGCCGTGAGAAGATGAGTTCGCGAGTCCTGTTGCAGGTTCACGACGAATTGGTCGTTGAGGTCGTATCCGGTGAGGAAGAGAAGATGCAGCAAATTCTGCGTCAGGAAATGGATGCGGCGGCGGACCTTCTTGTGCCTCTAGATGTTTCTGTTGGTGCCGGAGTGAATTGGGATGCGGCAGCGCACTAA
- a CDS encoding phage gene 29 protein family protein, protein MTLPLQENMNSDDPVEHVVWALVNMGGMMDAPMIVPPSLLRTWARHIYDAGFRHHPDKQMIFYIPPTGDEGLIGMGGQWVPADEPGVTPELVLSAREQVSVDEAIAQMTPAQKQQLIDKLQGGGSDGGFK, encoded by the coding sequence ATGACACTTCCTCTACAGGAAAACATGAACTCAGATGACCCCGTCGAACATGTTGTCTGGGCCCTCGTGAACATGGGCGGGATGATGGACGCCCCGATGATCGTGCCGCCAAGCCTACTGCGCACATGGGCGCGGCACATTTACGACGCCGGGTTCCGTCACCACCCGGATAAGCAGATGATTTTCTACATCCCCCCGACCGGAGACGAGGGGCTCATTGGGATGGGTGGGCAGTGGGTGCCTGCAGATGAGCCCGGGGTCACGCCGGAGTTGGTGCTGTCGGCTCGTGAGCAAGTCTCGGTCGATGAAGCAATTGCGCAAATGACTCCAGCGCAGAAGCAGCAGTTGATTGACAAGCTTCAAGGAGGTGGGTCGGATGGTGGATTCAAGTGA